The following is a genomic window from Manihot esculenta cultivar AM560-2 chromosome 9, M.esculenta_v8, whole genome shotgun sequence.
tttCACATTGGAACCTATTCAGTATGCAGATGAACACTGTGCTCAATAATCAACAGCCTTCTGATCAAGCATGCAGATGTAATCCAACAGTTGATAATTTATGTTTATAGCTCATACATCTCCTGCCTATTCATTTTCATTTCATATATTTGCCTGTTCTATTGAAGTgtgaatttcaaaaataaaaaattattgtttattcgctgtattataaaaaattcattaaatagtttcgacattttaaaaaatctgctaattaatttttttattaattttaattttactatttagtctatattatttataaaatttattaattaatctcttaattttataaaatgtatactaattagtctttagaaatttttttataattttttttataatatttttttaaaatgaaaattagagattgagaaaataaaatttgaaatctctaaaatttattaagatgCACTTACCACCGggctaaaattaatatttaactgCTACCACCggactaaaattaatatttaactgctaaaattaatggaaaaattaattattaaacttttaaattattcagatgtgttaaaaataaattttaaaattaaaagattaattaatgaattttttcgaaacgtaatagtaatttttttaaaaaatatttcctcACGAATATTGATGTCAAGTATAATGAGATTTATAACTTACATTTTTATCTCTCATTTAATTAgggttttaaaaattattaataataataatattttttaacagaAGAAAGCTGCATTGACTCTAGAAAAAGGGTTTGGCATAGATGGTGGATAATGAGTTCACTTCATCCTTTATTGTACCACACAAGCTTTTTTACACCAACCACACATTCCCATGTGCATCTTCTTCACAACTAATTATTCCTAACTTGATAATAATTACATTTCAATTCAAATTCACTAGGCTCCAAATCCTTCATAATCCTCTTAATAcattctttctcttctcttctttcattATAGATTTATTGTTATTAGACCATGCATGCACAATAAGCAATTCTAATGCAGTTGGCTACAATCAGCTGAGCTTTAAAAATGGACTTTGTTTTTatcgaaaaataataattattctaTTCGCACAATCGATTTATTAAAGAGTAAGGTGGTTGAAGTgaatatttattctatttattagagTCAAATTTTTAACTTTACTTAAACGAAAATAGCATAACACtcaaatattatttgatttaaaaatagatttttaaaatttaacaaatggtactaaaatataaatttttttggtTAAAATTACAAGGGATAAAAGATTGAAAAGAGTTGAACACGAGAATTCTTAAGTTCACTCCAATGCACTAAATTAAGCTAAGTCGGTGATTGCTCTGAAATCTAGATCAAGAAGGTCCGAGAGAGTAGCTACATAACATCACAAGAACAAGAAAGGGCCGAAGGAAATATgatataatatatagaaatagcACTTGATATATCAAGTCACTTGATGTATGATCCAATATCTGCAATCCCACAGACCTCTAGCAACTGAAGCAACAGCTATTGAATAATCTCccagttaaaaaaaaatgttctgaaattaaaattcaGATGAGAAGTTAGAGAGAAGAAGAGGGTATTAATACATCACAGAATCAAGAAAGAGCAAAATAAAGAAATACTGATCACAGCCAATTAACCAGCCAACAGGAGCCAAGACTCATCACTCATCGGTAACAAATGCTGCATTTAACCAATCCATTTTCATTACACTCAGAACATCTAATGATATTCATTTCATCACTCTCTCCACCATTAAAGACCCTGCGGCTTCCATTGCAATTGAAACAAACTACGAATCTCTTGTTGCCACAGCCAACACAAGGAGCATTAGACAGGAGTTTTGGGATTCCTTCCAAGAGCTTCTTTAGCTTCCCTTGCTCGTGCAAGCTAACAACTTCATCAGCTCCTCCTATGTATCTTCCCTTGATGAAAAGCCTCGGAGGAATCACTCTGCCACCCAATATTCTCCACAGTTCTTCCCTGTATTCTAAGTGCATGGAAACATCTCTCTCATAGAACTCAACCTTGAAACTTTCCAGCAAAAACAGTATCGTGTGGCAATCTTCAAATGTCTTTCTTATACTTCTCAAACTTGTTGTGTATAGAACTATAGATTCGCTTCCTTCGGGAGGACATTTCTCTTCAAAATGTGAAAGAGATGAATATTCTTCAGTATACTTTTCATGATCAGCTTCATCAGCTGTGTCATATTCCATGGTAATCTCCGAGGAGACGGGAGACTCCAAGTTATCTATGGCTGCTGGGACATTGTCGTTGAACACCGTAAAGGGTGTAATTTTCTCATCGTCGTGAACATGGAGTTCCAAATTATCAGATTCTTCATTTTTCAGTTCTGATACAGCAATATCTGCAGTTACAGGTTCTTGGAGATTGTTGATCTTGTGATCTTCTTGTATGTAAACTGATGGGATTTGCAGGATCTGATTGGAGAACTTGTCTGTGGAGTTGAGGTGAGAAACCAGACCATGTTTAAGTGTGTGTATGGTTGGAATAAACCTCAGTTTCTTCAAGAATCTTCCCTTCATTGATTTCATGTCTTTGTGTTTGTCTGATCAAAAAACTGGATGACATGTGATGAAAAACAGCATTTGATCAGTGGAACAGATGGAATGGGGAAAAATTTTTAGTTGAGAATTGACTAATGAGGAGACTAGAGGACATGAACAGGGTTAAGGAGGTTTCTCTTTTGGTTTCCAGTGGCAGAAAAAGTGAAAAGCTGAAAAGCTATCTGTTTGTTGCTTTTTAAAGTGATGAATTGATCTCTGCATCAATTGTGGAGAGGTGGGGTGGGGGTGTCTATTCTCCACGGTGCTTCCCCACCCCATTTTAGTGCAGTGACACTTtaccaataattttttttagtgtcTTTAATCTTTTCTACTTAATTAAAGTTCTCGAATTCGAACACCGAATATGAAACACTTCTAAAACAAGAGAGTTTTGCCCCTTAATACCTGCTTATGAACCAAATTAGTCAGATTGCATGTATCAAGAAATAATTTTTGGTGCCTTATCAAG
Proteins encoded in this region:
- the LOC110623550 gene encoding uncharacterized protein At5g39865, translating into MKSMKGRFLKKLRFIPTIHTLKHGLVSHLNSTDKFSNQILQIPSVYIQEDHKINNLQEPVTADIAVSELKNEESDNLELHVHDDEKITPFTVFNDNVPAAIDNLESPVSSEITMEYDTADEADHEKYTEEYSSLSHFEEKCPPEGSESIVLYTTSLRSIRKTFEDCHTILFLLESFKVEFYERDVSMHLEYREELWRILGGRVIPPRLFIKGRYIGGADEVVSLHEQGKLKKLLEGIPKLLSNAPCVGCGNKRFVVCFNCNGSRRVFNGGESDEMNIIRCSECNENGLVKCSICYR